The genomic region NNNNNNNNNNNNNNNNNNNNNNNNNNNNNNNNNNNNNNNNNNNNNNNNNNNNNNNNNNNNNNNNtggcaagaaaaagaaacggtGATTCTCAATCAAGAgtgtagtgccatcattcaaCAAGGGCTACCTCCAAAACTCAAAGACCCTGGCAGCTTCCTCATACCTTGCACGATTGGGAGCATGGCTGTTGACAAATCACtttgtgaccttggagcaagcattAACCTAATGCCCCTTACCAtgatgaagaaaatgatgattGAAGAGCTTAAACCCACAAGGATGTCACTTCAACTTGCTGACAGATCCATCAAAGTGCCAAATGGAGTAGTTGAGAACCTCTTGGTGAAGGTGGGAAACTTTATATTCCCAGCTGATTTTGTGGTCCTAGACATGGATGAAGAGGGAAACAATTCAGTCattcttggtagaccctttttggcTACAGCTAGAACAATCATtgatgtgg from Arachis duranensis cultivar V14167 unplaced genomic scaffold, aradu.V14167.gnm2.J7QH unplaced_Scaffold_205108, whole genome shotgun sequence harbors:
- the LOC127744020 gene encoding uncharacterized protein LOC127744020 — translated: MAVDKSLCDLGASINLMPLTMMKKMMIEELKPTRMSLQLADRSIKVPNGVVENLLVKVGNFIFPADFVVLDMDEEGNNSVILGRPFLATARTIIDVEKGEIIFRVHDEQMTINVFKAINTLLRKKVA